A single genomic interval of Helianthus annuus cultivar XRQ/B chromosome 13, HanXRQr2.0-SUNRISE, whole genome shotgun sequence harbors:
- the LOC110901612 gene encoding uncharacterized mitochondrial protein AtMg00810-like translates to MVKPATIRTVLSLAVTRSWPIHQLDVKNAFLHGHLNETVYMHQPSGFVDKRYPQFVCRLKKSLYGLKQAPRTWYTRFATFIKSKGFISSNCDQSLFLFKRDSANVAYLLLYVDDIVLTASNDKLLHDIISALSREFAMTDLGRLHHFLGIKVDQFSAGLFLSQQQYAKEILARANMSACKPCTTPVDLSSKLSASDGPPVSDPTLYRSLAGALQYLTVTRPDISYAVQQVCLFMHDPREPHFAFMKRVLRYVQGTLDYGIRIVRSQSHDLVDYSDADWGGGCPDSRRSTSGYCVFLGDNLLSWSSKRQPTVSRSSAEAEYRRVANAVAEATCALEASLKRWKKRFFGSEALHYVKRSEVKRALSGEAMKL, encoded by the exons ATGGTTAAACCGGCTACTATCAGGACTGTTTTATCTTTGGCAGTCACCAGGTCTTGGCCGATCCATCAACTTGATGTTAAAAATGCTTTTCTACACGGGCATCTTAATGAGACGGTTTACATGCATCAACCTTCGGGTTTTGTTGACAAACGGTACCCTCAATTTGTATGTCGTCTTAAAAAGTCGCTGTATGGTCTTAAACAGGCTCCACGGACTTGGTATACCCGCTTTGCCACTTTCATCAAATCGAAGGGGTTTATCAGCAGTAATTGTGATCaatctttgtttctttttaaGCGGGATTCAGCTAATGTTGCTTATTTGCTACTTTATGTCGATGACATTGTGCTGACAGCTTCTAATGACAAACTACTTCATGATATCATCAGTGCATTGTCTCGGGAATTCGCCATGACTGATTTAGGACGACTTCATCATTTTCTTGGCATTAAAGTTGATCAGTTTTCCGCAGGCCTGTTCCTATCGCAGCAACAGTATGCCAAAGAGATTCTTGCTCGTGCAAATATGTCGGCTTGTAAACCCTGCACTACACCTGTGGATCTCTCATCTAAACTTAGCGCGTCTGATGGACCGCCTGTTTCAGATCCGACACTATATCGCAGCCTAGCGGGAGCTTTACAGTACCTAACTGTTACTCGTCCAGATATCTCCTATGCAGTTCAGCAGGTTTGTTTGTTTATGCATGATCCGCGCGAGCCTCACTTTGCCTTCATGAAGCGGGTCCTACGGTATGTCCAGGGTACTCTTGACTACGGGATTCGCATTGTTCGATCTCAGTCTCATGACTTGGTTGACTACTCAGATGccgattgggggggggggtgccCGGATTCTAGACGATCTACGAGTGGTTATTGTGTTTTTTTGGGGGATAATTTACTGTCGTGGTCCTCGAAACGGCAACCCACTGTTTCGCGTTCAAGTGCTGAAGCTGAATATCGCAGGGTTGCCAATGCAGTTGCCGAAGCCACTTG CGCGCTTGAAGCGAGCTTGAAGCGATGGAAAAAACGCTTTTTTGGCTCTGAAGCGTTACATTACGTGAAGCGAAGTGAAGTGAAGCGAGCTTTAAGCGGCGAAGCGATGAAGTTGTGA
- the LOC110899200 gene encoding serine/threonine-protein kinase EDR1-like: MQLALAISVSSGSAEATARLPQAPESVVEFLSLRYWSNNVVNYDEKVTDGFYDVYGIASNSVTRGKMPSLVDLQARTGTDDVDYEVTLVDRRTDKELQHLEERVSNISLECQATGMSQIISRLVVKIAVIVVAHMGGPVNDVDEMSRRWTTRSYELRNTLKTIPLGSIDCGLSRHRALLFKVLNVFASLSGISF; encoded by the exons ATGCAGCTCGCTCTCGCGATTAGCGTGTCGTCAGGATCGGCAGAGGCGACGGCGCGTTTACCTCAGGCGCCGGAATCGGTTGTGGAGTTTCTCTCGCTTCGATATTGG AGTAATAATGTTGTAAACTATGATGAGAAAGTGACGGATGGGTTTTATGATGTGTACGGGATCGCTTCTAATTCAGTAACGCGAGGGAAAATGCCCTCATTAGTGGATCTTCAAGCCAGAACCGGTACTGATGATGTTGATTACGAAGTAACTTTAGTGGACAGAAGAACCGATAAGGAGCTACAGCACCTTGAGGAAAGGGTTTCAAATATATCACTGGAATGTCAGGCTACCGGGATGAGCCAGATTATAAGTAGGTTGGTTGTGAAAATTGCAGTTATCGTTGTTGCACACATGGGTGGTCCTGTTAATGATGTAGATGAAATGTCGAGAAGGTGGACTACTAGAAGCTATGAATTAAGGAACACTCTGAAAACTATTCCTCTTGGTTCTATTGATTGTGGCCTCTCTCGTCACAGGGCCTTGCTTTTTAAGGTATTAAATGTCTTTGCCTCACTTAGCGGAATATCTTTTTAG